Proteins found in one Exiguobacterium sp. 9-2 genomic segment:
- a CDS encoding 2-oxoglutarate dehydrogenase E1 component, with protein MAGHEQDQQAFYGPNLGYIIELYERFLEDKTSVDEETRTYFEEHGAPVTEPVVPMQVETGDFEKYLAANRLAEQIRAKGHLAADIYPLKDHPRETGLFELNQFGLTEADLRKMPVSLVCPEPPAGVQDAFEGIEHLKAQYTGAAAVEFQHVDDLEEKKWLRQKIEQGALTATLDAEQKKQLFKRLAETDLFEKYLHKTYVGQKRFSIEGLDAMVPLLDTIVGHLISNGSETINIGMAHRGRLNVLAHVLGKPYEMIFAEFQHAPNHDLVPSEGSIGITYGWTGDVKYHLGLNRKLEQKTRDIRMTLANNPSHLEFVDPVVEGFTRAAQDDRTQKGAPRQEQAAAAAILIHGDAAFPGQGIVAETLNLANLKGYNTGGTIHIIANNTIGFTTEPTDSRSTRYSSDLAKGYEIPVFHVNADEPESCLAVALLASEYRATFKKDVMIDLIGYRRFGHNEMDEPMNTNPVLYDLIHKHDPIRVLYGKTLVANGDATAEEIQSIETSINDHMKAAREKVPNVEKEYGGVMPDVVFKGVPTIETGVAIETLTAYNEELLQWPDGFQVFHKLEKVLKRRTDAFSTKNGIDWGHAETLAFASILSDGTPIRLSGQDSERGTFAQRNINLHDVKTGEGFSPLHALSTATASFSVYNSPLSEAGVLGFEYGYNVFAPETLVLWEAQYGDFANSGQVIFDQFISASRAKWGQTSGLVMLLPHGYEGQGPEHSSGRLERFLTLSGEKNWTVANVSSAAQYFHLLRRQAAILGKEEVRPLVVMTPKSLLRHPLATSDVSELTEGSFRRVIEQAGLGEAPDRVKRLVFCSGKMAIDLAEAVSKSEENLDWLQIVRVEELYPFPAKALQEVIARYESVEEMVWVQEEPKNMGAWSFMEPRLETVAPNGIQNVRYIGRRRRSSTAEGDPAGHKVEQARIINDALTATASTPTAPSHVSNHTS; from the coding sequence CATCCGTCGATGAGGAGACACGTACTTATTTCGAAGAGCATGGTGCACCTGTGACGGAACCAGTAGTACCGATGCAAGTCGAGACGGGAGATTTCGAAAAATATCTTGCGGCGAATCGTTTAGCGGAACAAATTCGTGCAAAAGGACATCTTGCGGCGGATATCTATCCGCTGAAGGACCATCCGCGAGAAACAGGATTATTCGAACTAAATCAGTTTGGACTGACAGAGGCAGATCTTCGGAAAATGCCGGTTTCACTCGTCTGTCCTGAGCCGCCAGCGGGTGTTCAAGATGCATTTGAAGGCATCGAGCACTTGAAAGCGCAATACACGGGAGCAGCGGCTGTTGAGTTCCAGCATGTTGATGACTTAGAGGAAAAGAAATGGCTCCGTCAAAAAATCGAACAAGGTGCTTTGACGGCGACGCTTGATGCTGAGCAAAAGAAACAATTGTTCAAACGCTTGGCTGAAACGGACCTTTTCGAAAAATATCTGCACAAAACATATGTCGGTCAAAAACGATTCTCGATCGAAGGGCTCGATGCGATGGTGCCATTGCTCGATACGATCGTCGGACACCTCATTTCGAACGGCTCGGAGACGATCAATATCGGAATGGCGCACCGTGGACGATTAAATGTTTTAGCTCATGTACTCGGTAAACCATATGAAATGATCTTTGCTGAGTTCCAGCATGCACCAAATCATGATCTCGTACCGTCTGAAGGATCAATCGGTATCACATACGGTTGGACGGGCGACGTGAAGTATCACCTCGGACTAAACCGGAAACTCGAGCAAAAGACACGTGACATCCGGATGACGCTCGCGAACAATCCGTCGCACTTAGAGTTCGTCGACCCAGTCGTCGAGGGCTTCACGCGTGCGGCACAAGATGACCGGACCCAAAAAGGCGCACCACGTCAAGAGCAGGCAGCCGCTGCTGCGATCCTGATTCACGGGGATGCAGCGTTCCCAGGTCAAGGAATCGTTGCTGAAACCTTGAATTTAGCAAACCTCAAAGGATATAACACAGGCGGAACGATTCACATCATCGCGAACAATACGATCGGCTTCACGACGGAACCGACAGATTCGCGTTCGACGCGTTACTCGAGTGACCTGGCTAAAGGGTATGAGATTCCAGTCTTCCACGTCAACGCCGATGAACCTGAAAGCTGTCTCGCTGTTGCGCTACTCGCGAGCGAGTACCGTGCAACATTCAAGAAAGACGTCATGATCGATTTAATCGGATATCGTCGTTTTGGACACAACGAAATGGATGAACCGATGAATACAAACCCGGTCTTATACGATTTGATCCATAAGCATGATCCGATTCGTGTCTTGTACGGAAAGACGCTTGTCGCGAACGGGGATGCGACAGCTGAGGAAATTCAATCGATTGAGACGTCAATCAATGATCACATGAAGGCGGCTCGAGAAAAAGTCCCAAATGTAGAGAAAGAGTATGGTGGGGTCATGCCGGACGTCGTCTTTAAAGGCGTTCCGACGATCGAAACAGGAGTAGCGATCGAAACATTAACTGCATACAATGAAGAATTGTTGCAGTGGCCAGATGGCTTCCAAGTGTTCCATAAACTTGAGAAAGTCCTGAAGCGCCGGACAGATGCATTCTCGACGAAGAACGGGATTGACTGGGGACATGCCGAAACATTGGCATTCGCTTCAATTCTCTCGGATGGAACACCAATCCGATTGAGCGGGCAAGATTCTGAACGGGGAACGTTTGCACAACGGAATATCAATCTTCATGATGTGAAAACGGGAGAAGGATTCTCGCCACTTCATGCTTTATCAACGGCAACAGCTTCGTTCTCGGTCTATAACAGTCCACTCTCTGAGGCGGGTGTTCTTGGCTTTGAATACGGCTATAATGTCTTTGCACCAGAAACGCTTGTCTTATGGGAAGCGCAATACGGAGACTTCGCAAACTCAGGTCAAGTCATCTTTGACCAGTTTATTTCTGCGAGCCGAGCCAAATGGGGACAAACGTCAGGTCTCGTTATGTTGCTTCCGCACGGCTATGAAGGACAAGGACCAGAACACTCGAGTGGTCGTTTAGAGCGCTTCTTGACGTTATCCGGTGAGAAGAACTGGACAGTTGCGAACGTATCGAGTGCTGCGCAGTACTTCCATTTGTTGCGTCGACAAGCAGCAATCCTCGGAAAAGAGGAAGTTAGACCGCTCGTGGTCATGACACCAAAGAGTCTCTTGCGTCATCCGCTTGCGACATCTGACGTCTCTGAATTGACGGAGGGTAGTTTCCGTCGTGTCATTGAACAAGCGGGACTTGGAGAAGCACCAGATCGTGTCAAACGTCTTGTGTTCTGTTCTGGTAAGATGGCAATTGATTTAGCGGAAGCGGTCTCGAAATCAGAGGAGAATCTCGACTGGTTACAAATCGTCCGGGTTGAGGAACTGTATCCGTTCCCAGCGAAAGCCTTACAAGAAGTCATTGCGCGCTATGAATCCGTCGAAGAGATGGTCTGGGTGCAAGAAGAACCGAAAAACATGGGGGCGTGGTCCTTTATGGAACCACGGCTTGAAACAGTCGCACCGAACGGAATTCAAAATGTTCGTTACATTGGTCGTCGTCGCCGTTCAAGTACAGCAGAAGGTGACCCGGCAGGTCATAAAGTAGAGCAAGCACGTATCATCAATGATGCGCTCACAGCAACGGCTTCTACACCAACAGCACCATCACACGTATCGAATCACACATCATAA
- a CDS encoding glycerophosphodiester phosphodiesterase: MLKQIGLTMVAGAVLSTGLPTEDVGAQSKGKSLLDSNRIINVAHRGASGYAPEHTMPAYEMGHKKFKADYIEIDLQMTKDGHLIAMHDETVDRTTNGTGAVKEKTLAQIKKLDAGSWFNKANPTLAKKSYVGLKVPTLQEVVNKYGKHANYYIETKSPEVYPGMEKKLLDLLKRNGLSSDRVKSGQVLIQSFSAESLQKVRSIDSKVPLIQLMEAKEVSSLTDTKLKEIRKYAVGVGPSYKALTRENVKAIRQQGLLLHPYTVNEKVEMVRLLDYGVTGVFTNYADRFNAVIKESSKKISK, encoded by the coding sequence ATGCTGAAACAAATCGGATTGACGATGGTAGCGGGAGCCGTATTAAGTACAGGACTTCCGACAGAAGATGTCGGTGCACAATCAAAAGGCAAATCGTTACTCGATTCAAATCGAATCATTAACGTTGCTCATCGTGGAGCTTCAGGTTATGCGCCGGAGCATACGATGCCAGCTTACGAAATGGGACATAAGAAATTTAAAGCAGATTACATCGAAATTGATTTACAGATGACAAAAGACGGTCATTTGATTGCGATGCATGACGAAACCGTCGATCGGACGACGAACGGAACGGGTGCTGTCAAAGAGAAGACATTAGCTCAAATCAAGAAACTTGATGCGGGTAGTTGGTTTAATAAAGCAAATCCAACACTCGCTAAAAAATCATATGTAGGATTAAAAGTTCCTACACTCCAAGAAGTCGTGAATAAGTACGGGAAACATGCGAATTACTACATTGAGACGAAGTCCCCTGAAGTATATCCAGGAATGGAAAAGAAATTACTCGATTTATTGAAACGGAACGGATTGTCTAGTGATCGTGTGAAATCAGGACAAGTCTTGATTCAGTCGTTTAGTGCAGAAAGTCTTCAAAAAGTCAGATCCATCGATTCAAAAGTCCCGTTGATTCAATTGATGGAAGCAAAGGAGGTGTCTTCCTTAACCGACACGAAATTAAAGGAAATCCGTAAGTACGCAGTTGGAGTCGGTCCTTCATATAAAGCATTGACACGTGAAAATGTTAAAGCAATTCGTCAACAGGGCTTGCTGTTGCATCCGTATACAGTAAATGAAAAAGTCGAAATGGTTCGCTTGCTTGACTATGGTGTTACAGGTGTCTTCACGAACTACGCGGATCGCTTTAATGCAGTCATTAAAGAATCGTCCAAAAAAATTTCAAAATAA
- the odhB gene encoding 2-oxoglutarate dehydrogenase complex dihydrolipoyllysine-residue succinyltransferase encodes MEIKVPELAESITEGTVASWLKQPGDHVEKGEAIVELETDKVNIEVPSDEAGTLTEVMAAEGDTVRVGETIAVISAGGEASKPAATETAQETPKETPKAEEKAEQPVAAAATESTSVADRPIASPAARKLAREKGIDLAQVATQDPLGRIRVQDVATFEVAPREQAKPASTKPAAPTPAQAAAPGKPEERIKMSRRRKTIANRLVEVQQTAAMLTTFNEIDMSAVMALRKRRQEKFVKENEVKLGFMSFFTKAAVAALKKMPYLNAEIQGDEIVLKKFYDIGIAVSAPDGLVVPVVRDADKKNFAEIEKDIIQLAVKARDNKLGLSDLTGGTFTITNGGTFGSLMSTPILNGPQVAILGMHAINLRPIAIDAERMENRPMMYVALSYDHRIVDGKEAVTFLKHIKDLLEDPESLIFEA; translated from the coding sequence ATGGAAATCAAAGTACCAGAACTTGCCGAATCAATTACTGAAGGAACGGTGGCATCTTGGTTAAAACAACCAGGTGATCACGTGGAAAAAGGGGAAGCCATCGTTGAGCTCGAGACAGATAAGGTCAACATCGAAGTACCGTCAGATGAAGCGGGTACGTTAACGGAAGTAATGGCTGCTGAGGGAGATACAGTCCGCGTCGGGGAAACGATTGCTGTCATCTCTGCTGGTGGCGAAGCTTCAAAACCGGCTGCAACAGAAACAGCACAAGAAACTCCAAAAGAGACACCAAAAGCAGAAGAAAAAGCGGAACAACCAGTGGCTGCAGCAGCGACGGAAAGTACATCCGTTGCAGATCGTCCGATTGCTTCACCTGCTGCCCGTAAATTGGCTCGTGAAAAAGGAATTGATTTAGCACAAGTGGCGACGCAAGATCCACTTGGTCGGATCCGTGTCCAAGATGTCGCGACGTTTGAAGTAGCGCCACGTGAACAAGCAAAACCTGCTTCTACGAAGCCTGCTGCGCCGACACCAGCTCAAGCGGCTGCTCCTGGGAAACCAGAAGAGCGAATCAAGATGTCACGTCGCCGGAAGACGATTGCGAATCGTCTTGTTGAAGTTCAACAAACGGCAGCGATGTTGACGACATTCAATGAAATCGATATGTCTGCTGTCATGGCGCTCCGTAAACGCCGTCAAGAAAAGTTCGTTAAAGAAAACGAAGTTAAACTCGGCTTCATGTCATTCTTTACGAAAGCAGCAGTCGCAGCACTCAAAAAGATGCCATACTTGAATGCTGAGATTCAAGGCGATGAAATCGTCCTGAAGAAATTCTATGATATCGGCATTGCCGTCTCAGCACCAGACGGTCTCGTTGTTCCAGTCGTTCGTGATGCGGACAAAAAGAACTTCGCTGAAATTGAAAAGGACATCATTCAATTAGCGGTCAAAGCGCGTGATAATAAACTTGGTCTATCTGACTTAACGGGTGGTACGTTCACAATCACGAATGGTGGTACGTTCGGTTCACTCATGTCGACGCCGATCTTAAACGGTCCACAAGTCGCGATTCTCGGCATGCACGCAATCAACCTGCGCCCTATTGCCATTGATGCAGAACGCATGGAAAATCGTCCGATGATGTATGTTGCTCTCTCTTACGATCACCGGATCGTGGATGGAAAAGAAGCTGTTACGTTCCTGAAACACATTAAAGATCTTCTTGAAGATCCAGAGTCATTGATTTTCGAAGCGTAA